Within Sphingobium sp. KCTC 72723, the genomic segment CAACCGCGTGCTGCCCGCTGGCCTTCCGGTGCAGGGCAATCTCGATCCGCTGGCGCTGATCGCCGGGGGGCAGGCCGTGCGCGACGCGGTGGACAATATCCGCGCCGCCTTTGCCGACCGGCCCCATATCATGAACCTTGGCCATGGCATCCTGCCCGACACGCCGATCGCGCATGTCGAAGCCTTGCTGGCCTATGTGCGAGAGGGGGAGACTATCTGATGGCCTATCTGGGTGCAGCCTATCTGTGGGTGAAGGCGGCCCATGTCATCTTCGTCATCTTCCTGATGGCGGGACTGTTCATGATGCCGCGCTTCTTCGTCTATCATCAGGAAGCGGCCGTGGGTTCTGACGAGGACCGCAAATGGATCGACCGGGAACAGCGGCTGCTCAAGATCATCCTCAACCCTTCGATCGTCCTGACCTGGCTGTTCGGGCTGATGCTGATGGTCGAAATCGGCGCATGGAGCTTTGGCTGGTTCCACCTGAAACTTTTGTTCGTGCTGGCGCTGTCGGGCTATCATGGCTGGATCGCCAGCTACGCCAAAAAACTCTCGCGTGGTCAGCGGACGATGACCGACCGCCAGCTTCGCCTGTTCAACGAAGTCCCCGGCATCGCCGCCGCTGTCATCGTCATCGCCGTGATCGTAAAGCCGTTCTGACGCTGAAATCCTCCCGCTGTGGGGGAGGTGGCTGGCCGCAGGCCAGACGGAGGGGTGTCACCCCCTCGATCAGCAGTGCAAAACCCGAAACTAGATAGTTAGCTAACTATCCAAATCACCGAACCGGCGCCACTGCGATATTGTCGATCAACCGGGTCTTGCCCAGCTTCGCCGCCCCCAGCAACCGGGCCGGACGGTCCAGCACCGTCATTTCCTCCAGCGTCTCAGCGTCGCACAACGTCACATAGTCGATCGGACCAAAGCCATGATTTTCCAGTAATATTCTGGCCTTCTCCGTCGCCGACGCGATGCTGGCACCCTTCTCCATCTGCCGCTTGGCTTCCCCCAAGGCACGCGGCAACGCCAGCGCCGCCTTGCGCTCGGCTTCGCTCAGATAGGCATTGCGGGAGGAAAGGGCGAGGCCGTCCTCGGCCCTTTGGGTCGGCATTCCGACGATTTCGATATCATTGTCCATGTCGCTGTTCATCCGGCGGATCACGGCCAGTTGCTGATAGTCCTTCTCGCCGAAAATCGCGACATCGGGCTGCACCTGGTTGAACAGTTTCAGGACCACCGTGGCGACCCCGTTGAAATGGCCGGGCCGCGCTGCCCCGTCCAGCCCGTCGCTCACTCCCGTCACGCTGACATTGGTGGCAAAGCCTGCCGGATACATGACCGCGACCGTGGGCATCCACAAAATATCCACCCCCGCCGCGCCCAGCATCTGCGCATCCTTGGCCTCCCGCCGGGGATAGGCGTCCAGATCCTCGTTCGGCCCGAACTGTTTGGGATTGACGAAGATCGACACCACCACATGCCGCCCATGCCGCCGCGCTTCTTCCACCAGCGCCATATGCCCGTCATGCAAAGCGCCCATGGTCGGCACCAACACCAACGGCTTTCCGTCGCTTTTGAGCGCCTGGACAGCGGCGCGAAGGGCGGGCAGATCAGACAGGGTTTGCACGTTAGGAACGGCTCCGATAAGGGCAGGGGGACAAGGGGACGACCTGCTAGGCTGCGGCCTTTGCGACCGTCAAGAATCATTGCGACAATCAACGGGGTTATCAAGGTCCAATGGCCAATACGCAGCCGCATCTCATCGTTTTCGCCAATGAAAAGGGCGGCACCGGCAAATCCACCACGGCGGTCCACACTGCCATTGCGTTGACGGCGCTGGGCCATCGCGTCGGCATGATCGACCTCGACCCGCGCCAGCGCACCGTCACCCGCTATCTGGAAAACCGCGCCGAAACCGCGCGTCGGCGGGACATCGAACTGGTCGCCCCGGACTTTGCCGTGCTGAAGGGCGACAGCATCGACGCGCTGGAAAGCGAAGTGGCGGCCGTGTCGGAGGGCAAGGATTTCCTCGTCGTCGACACCCCCGGCCGCGACGATGCCTTCGCCCGCCACATGGCCGCCCGCGCCAACACGCTGGTCACGCCGATGAACGACAGTTTCGTCGATTTCGACCTGATCGGTCAGGTCGACGCCGAAACCTTCAAGGTGCGCCGCCTGTCCTTCTATTCCGAACTCATCTTTGAAGCGCGCAAGACCCGCGCAAAGGCCGACGGCGTGTCGATCGACTGGGTCGTGCTGCGCAACCGCGTCCAGCATCATGACGCCCGCAACAAGAAGCGGGTCGGCGACGCGCTGATGGAACTCTCGCGCCGGGTCGGCTTCCGCGTCATTCCAGGCTTGTCGGAGCGCGTCATCTTCCGCGAATTGTTCCCGTCCGGCCTGACCTTGCTCGACAAGGGCCATCTGGGCGACCTGGGCGTCAGCCACATCGCCGCGCGGCAGGAATTGCGCGAAATGGTGGCCGGCCTCGCCTTGCCCGAACGGGCGGGTGCAGGCTCGATGGACCTGATCGGCGCGGCCTGATGGGCTGGCTTGCGCTGCTGCTCGCTGGCCTTGCCGGCTGGCTTATCTGGACAGGAAGGCTGCAACGCATGACGGCAAAGGATGGCATGGCGCTCGGTATCGCGCTGGTCGGCGCGGTGCTGGCGGCCAAGGGCAAGCCGGTTATCGGCGCGCCGCTGCTGGTCGGCACGGCGCTATTCTTCCTGCGCCAGGGCAATGCCAAGGCCAAGGCGCGGGCCAGCCGCCGGACCGCGAAACCTGCCGCGCCGCGCGCCGATGACGTGGCGCGCGCGCGGGCAACGCTGGGCGTCGCACCCGATGCCGACGCAGGCGCGATCCGTGCCGCCCATCGCCGCCTGATCGCCTCGGTCCACCCCGACAAGGGCGGGACGGAGGCATTGGCGGCGCAGATCAATGCCGCGCGCGACCTGCTGATCGCCGATCAGGCCGACCGGCAGGCCTGACCGCCCCGCCATGACCCATAGCTTCCACCCCAGCCTGCTGCGCGACTATGATGTGCGCGGCACGGTGGGGCGGACGCTGGGGGAGGGGGATGCTTTCGCGCTGGGACGCAGTTTCGGCACCGTCATTCTGCGCGACGGCGGCTCAAAAGTCGCGGTCGGCTATGACGGGCGGCTCAGTTCGCCGATGCTGGAAACCCCGCTGGTCGCGGGCCTTGTCGCCACTGGCATCACCGTGTCGCGCATCGGCCTTGGTCCCACGCCCATGCTCTACCATGCCGAAGCGACTGGCGAAGTCGATGGCGCCATTCAGGTAACTGGCAGCCATAATCCCCGCGACGATAATGGCTTCAAGCTGGTGAAGGGCCATGCGCCTTTTTTCGGCGCCGACCTTGCCCGGCTGGGCGTCATGGCGGCGGCGGGCGATTGGGAATCGGGGCAGGGCAGGGTCAGGCAAGCGCCTGCCATGGACGCCTATGTCGCCCGGCTGCTCGCCGGATTCGATGGCCCCGCCTGCCACATCGGCTGGGACGCGGGCAATGGCGCGGCCGGTCCCGTGGTCGATCAACTGGTGCAGCGCCTGCCCGGCGAGCATCATTTGTTGTTCACCGATATAGACGGCAATTTTCCCAACCATCATCCCGATCCTTCGCAGGACGCCAATCTGGCCGACCTGCGCGCGCTCGTCCTTGCCAAGTCGCTCGATTTCGGCGTGGCTTTCGATGGCGATGGCGACCGGATCGGCGTGATCGACGGGTTGGGCCGGACCATTGCGGGCGACGAACTGATCGGCCTGTTCGCGCAGGATGTACTGCTAAACCGGCCAGGTGCCACGATCGTCGCCGACGTCAAGACCAGCCAGGCCGTGTTCGACCGCATCATCGAACTGGGCGGCAAAGCCGACATGGCAAAAACCGGCCACAGCCATATCAAGTCCAGAATGAAGCAGATTGATGCCGCGCTGGGCGGCGAAATGACCGGGCATCTGTTCTTCGCCGACGATTATTACGGGTTCGACGATGGCCTCTACGCCGCGATACGCCTGATCCGCGCGGTCGGAACGCTGGGCCGCAGCGTGATCGCCATGCGTGACGCCATGCCGCAACGGACCAACACCCCCGAATTCCGCTTCCCGGTCGCGGAAGACCGCAAATTCGCGGTGATCGGCGAGATACAGGCCCGGCTGCGCGCGCAAAATGCCGACGTCAACGCGATCGACGGCGTCCGCGTGCGCACGGCGGACGGATGGTGGCTGCTACGCGCCTCCAATACCGAGGCTGCACTGGTCGCGCGAGCGGAGGCGGACGATCCGCCCGGCCTGACCCGGCTTTTGGCGCAGATCGATTCGCAACTGCGCGAATCCGGCATAAAACGGAGCTGAACCCGCGTCGCGCAGAAAAAATGATATCGTTGTCATCCTGATCGCCGCATCATTCCCTTACGGAAAGCGAGATATGGGCGAACGATTGCAGAAAACGCAATCGCCGGTCCATCTTTCGCATTTGGCAGGTCGCGCATTGCACCGCAAAAGGAGCGGGCCTTTCAGGCATCCTCTCCTAAAACTTTCAAGGCCGTCCCATCTGGGGCGGCTTTTTTTTGGCCTGCGACTTACCCGGCCTGTTCCCTTCCTGCCGTAGCGTTCCCGCGCCCGATAACCATCTGCCGCACCGAAAATGCGATGAATCGGGCCGCTATGACACTGGAAATTAACCACAAGGCTGATATGCGCCCTGCCCGAACAATAGAGCCGCGCCAGTAATCGCTGCCGACAAGGGTCGCCAAAATTTACCGTAGAGGATTTGCCATGTTGCCTGACCGTCGCCTTCTCACCTTCCTGCTTGCGACCGCTGCGCTGGCGGCGCCTGTCCCGGCGCTGGCCGGGGGCTTCTATCTTCAGGAACAATCGCCCAAGGAAACCGGGCGTGCGCTGTCGGGCGGCGCGGCGGCAGGCGACGATCCCTCGACCATCTATTTCAATCCCGCCGCCATGACGCAATTGTCGGGCATCCAGACCTCGATCGGCGGCATTGCCCTGCTGGCGGAAGCGCGGCAGACCAATCGGGGCAGCAGCCGCACCATTCCGGGTGTCGCAACCCGCGTGCCGGTCACTGGCAATGACGGCGGCAATGCGTTCGAAAAAGTCATTCCCATCCCCAGCTTCTACGCCAGCGCGCAGGTCAATGACCGGCTCTGGCTGGGCCTGGGCGTCAACGCGCCCTTTGGCCTGAAACTGGAATATGATGACGGCTTTTTCGGTCGCTATGACTCGCTCTACACCGACCTTAAAACCTATAATATCCAGCCGTCTGCCGCCTATAAGCTGAGCGACAGCCTGTCGGTCGGTGGCGGAGTGGACGTGCAATATGTCAAGGTCACACTGACCAACGCCCTGCCGCAACTCTCGCCGCTGCTGGCCGATGGCCATGCCTCGGTCGAGGGAGACGACTGGTCGGTCGGCTGGAACGCCGGGCTGTTCTATACGCTGGGCGACACCAATTTCGGCGTCCATTATCGCTCGCGCATGAAGCACGGGCTTCAGGGCGAACAGGTGATTTCCGGCCTGCTGGGACCGCTGGCCGGTGCGAACGGGACCTTCGCCGCCACCGCGCCACTGACTCTGCCCGACATCGTGACCGTCAGCATGACGCACAAGCTGACGCCGCAATTGCGCGCGATGCTGACCGCGCGCTGGTACAACTGGTCGGTGTTCAAAAGCATCACGATCAACACCGCCACCAGCAGCTCGGTCAAGGAACTGGACTATCGCGACAGTTTCAGCGTCAGCGCTGGCGGCGAATATGACGTCAATGATCGTCTGACCCTGCGCGCCGGCACGATGTTCGACCGCACCCCCACCAACCCGCAGCATCTGACCACCCGCGTCCCCGATGGCGACCGCGTCTGGCTGACCGGCGGCGCGACCTGGAACCTGTCGGACGCCTTCGCCCTCAACATGAGCTACGCCCATACTTTCGTGGCAAAGGCGAACATCATCCGCCCGGACAGCTATTTCCCCGCACCCGCCACCGTGACCGCAACCACTTTGTCGCAGACCAGCGGCAATGCGGACCAGATCGCCGCTTCCCTTACGATGCGTTTCTGACTGTCGCCGCACCGGCCCACACCCCCACCCGGCCGCCCATTCAGGATATTCTGTGGGCGGCCGGGTGGGGGTGTGGGCCGGTGCGGGCTGAAACGACAAACGCCAACGCTTCTAACCGTCACCAAACATCCCTATAGGGGCTTCGTAACCACGGAGCCTCTTTTTCATGTCCGACCATAATCCCGGCCTGCGTCCCTGGCGCGACATTGCCCGCCGTCAGAGCCGCCAGATCATGGTCGGCAATGTGCCGGTGGGTGGCGGCGCGCCGGTCACGGTCCAGACGATGACCAACACGCTGACCCATGACATCAAAGGCACGATCGACCAGATCCGCCGGTGCGAGGATGCGGGCGTGGACATCATCCGCGTGTCCTGCCCGGACGAGGAATCGACCGCCGCGCTGAAACAGATCGTCCGCGCCGCCCGCGTGCCGATCGTCGCGGACATTCATTTCCACTATAAACGCGCGCTCGAAGCGGCCGATGCCGGCGCGGCCTGCCTGCGCATCAATCCGGGCAATATCGGGTCGGCGGCACGGGTGAAGGAAGTGGTCGACGCGGCCAAGGCGAACAATTGCGCCATCCGCATCGGCGTGAATGGCGGCAGCCTCGAAAAAGACCTGCTCGAAAAATATGGCGAACCCTGCCCCGAAGCGCTGGTCGAAAGCGCGCTCGACCATATCAAGCTGCTGCAGGATCAGGATTTCCATGCATATAAGGTCGCGGTAAAGGCCAGCGACGTGTTCCTCGCCGTCGCGGCCTATATGCAACTGGCCGAAGCGGTCGATTGCCCGCTCCATCTGGGTATTACCGAAGCAGGCGGCCTGATCGGCGGCACGGTGAAAAGCGCGATCGGCATCGGCAACCTGCTCTGGGCCGGGATCGGCGACACGATCCGCGTGTCCCTCTCCGCCGAACCGGAGGAAGAAGTGCGGGTCGGCTATGAAATCCTGAAATCCCTGGGCATCCGCACGCGCGGCGTAAAAGTGATTAGCTGCCCGTCCTGCGCGCGGCAGGGCTTCGACGTCATCCGCACCGTGCAGGCGCTGGAAGAACGGCTCCAGCATATCCACACGCCGCTCTCGCTGTCCGTCCTGGGCTGCGTCGTCAACGGTCCCGGCGAAGCGCGCGAAACCGACATCGGCCTGACCGGCGGCGGCAATGGCAAGCATATGGTCTATCTGTCTGGCATCACCGACCACACCGTGCAGGACGAAGGCGTGGTCGACCATATCGTCCGCCTGGTCGAAGCCAAGGCCGCCGAAATAGAGGCCGCCAGCGCCGAAGCCGACATGACCGACGCGGGCAAGGCGGAAGCGGCGGAGTGAGGCGCAGCAAGGATGCGCCTTCTGCTATAGCCTTTGCCATCCCCTTTGCCGTCTGCTGCGCCGGTGTGGCGCTGTTTTCGGTGATGGACGCCGCGATGAAGGGGTTGAGCCTCGCCATCGGCCTCTACAACGCCCTGTTCTGGCGCGCGGTGACGGGGACGGTGCTGGGCCTGTGCCTGATGCTGGTCACGCGCCAGCGCTGGCCCGGTCGCGCGGTGCTGCGCATCCATCTGCTGCGCGGGACCGTCGTGGCGATCATGGCGTTGCTGTTCTTCTGGGCGCTCATGCGGATGCCGCTCGCCGAAGCGATTGCCTTGTCCTTCATCGCGCCGCTGATCGCGCTCTACCTCGCCGCGCTGCTGCTGCATGAACGGGTCGGGCGGCAGGCGATCGGCGCGTCGCTGCTGGGGCTGGTGGGTGTCGGCATCATCCTGTCGGGGCGCTTGCAGGGGCATTATGATGCCGACGCGCTGCTGGGCGCGCTGGCGGTGCTTGGCTCTGCGGTGCTGTTCGCCTGGAACCTCATCATCCAGCGGCAACAGGCGCAGGTCGCTTCCCCGATAGAGGTCGCTTTCTTCCAGCACCTCGTCATGCTGGGCGTGTTCGCGACTGGCGCGCCCTTCCTGCTGGCTGCACCACCGCTGCACGCCCTGCCGCTGGTGGTGCTGGCCGCAACCCTTGCCTTCACCTCGCTCGCCGCCCTGTCATGGGCCTATGCGCGGGCGGAGGCGCAGCGGCTCATCCCGGTGGAATATAGCGCCTTCGTCTGGGCCGCGATCGTCGGCTGGCTGGCGTTCGGGGAGCGTGTGACGCTGACCACGGTAGCAGGCGCCTTGCTGATCGTGGTCGCCTGCCTTATCGCCGCGCGCACGAAACGGCCCGAACTGGCGCATGTGGAGGCAGGAACGGCATGATCAGTATCCGCGCGGCGGAACCCGCCGACATCGCCGTGATCGAGGAATTTATCCACGCTCTCGCCGAATATGAAAAGCTCGCTCATGCCGTAAAGGCCGACCGCGAAACGCTGGCCCACTACCTGTTCGGCCCGCGCCCGATGGCCGAGGTGTTGATCGCGGACCGGCACGGCACGCCGGTCGGCTTTGCGCTTTTCTTCCATAATTTCTCTACCTTCGAAGGACGACCGGGCCTCTATCTAGAGGATTTGTTCGTCCGGCCGGAAGCGCGCGGCGCGGGCGCGGGCAGGGCGCTGCTCGCGCGGCTGGCGCAACTGGCAATCGAACGGGACTGCGCCCGGCTGGAATGGTCGGTGCTGGACTGGAACGAACCGGCCATTGCCGTCTATCGCGCGATCGGCGCGGTGCCGATGGACGAATGGACGGTTCAGCGGCTCGACGGCGACGCGCTGCGGGCGCTGGCCGCCAGCTAGAGCGGTTTCTAATCAGATGGAATCATCTGATGACTCGGAAACCGCGTCAAAACAAAATCCTAGAGTGGTTGATCCGATGCAATCGGATCAACCACTCTAGTCCTTCAGCCGGTCCTTGACGCGGACTCGCTGCAAAGGGCATTGTGCCATAACGGAACATTTGGGGGACATGGAAGTCAATGGCTGTCAGCCGCACGGTCAAACGCACGCCGGAATGGCGCGAAATGCTCAAGCGCAGCTTGTTGCGCAGCGGCGCGCTGATCGGCGCGATCATGCTGATGCTGGCGACCCTGTTTCTGGCGCTGGCGCTGCTCAGCTATGCGCCCAGCGATCCGTCGATGAACACGGTGGCGGGCGATCAGGTTGCCAACATCATGCAGTCGCCCGGCGCATGGGTCGCCGATTTCCTGCTCTGGCTGCTGGGCGTGCCGGTCGCGCTGATCCTGCCGCTGATGGCGGTTACCGCGCGGCGGTTGTGGGGCGATCATGACATGGCCGGGTGGAAGGGGCAGTTTGGCCAATGCCTGCTGGGCATCGTGCTGGTCGGCATTGCCCTTGCCCTGTTTCAGAGCGAGCCGCTGGTCGGCCTGCCCGCCGGATGGGGCGGAGTCATCGGTCTGGTGAGCGCCAGGGGCATTGCCAGCCTGACGGCGCAGGTGCCGGTCGCTGCGCCCTGGATCAAGGGCGCGCTGGTCGTCATAACGCTGATCGGGGGGGTGCTGGCCTGCTATCGCAGTCTGGCGCTGGAAAAGCCGATCCTGTCCTTGCGCCGCCCGACCCTGCCCCGGCTCAGCCTGCCGCGCCCCACGCTTGGCTTTGCGGGCAGCGCGCCGGTGGACGAGGATGATGACGAGGATGAACTGCCCGCCGGGCGCGTCATCGCCCCGCGCAAGACGGTGTCGAACGAACCCAAGCCGCCGATCACCATCCAGTCACCCAAGCCTGCCCCGGCACAGCGGCAGATGGCCCCGATTTCGCAGGACGACCTGTTCGGCCATAGCTCGCTGCCGTCCGCCGACCTGCTCAACCCCATCCCCGCCAGTCAGGGTGGCAAGATCGACAAGGCGGCGCTGGAACGCAACGCCCGCCTGCTCGAATCGGTGCTGGACGACTTCCATGTGAAGGGCAATATCGTCGAGGTCCGGCCCGGCCCGGTCGTCACCATGTATGAACTGGAACCCGCGCCGGGGATCAAGGCAAGCCGCGTGATCGCGCTGGCCGACGACATCGCGCGCAACATGTCGGCGCTCTCGGCCCGTGTCGCTACGATTCCGGGCCGCACCGTCATTGGCATCGAACTGCCCAACGCCAATCGCGAAGGCGTGTCGTTCCGCGAACTCATCACGTCCGAACAATTTGGCGCGGAAGCGACGCTGCCGATCATATTGGGCAAGAATATCTCCGGCGAACCGATCATCGCCGATCTGGCCCCCATGCCGCATCTGCTGATCGCGGGGACCACCGGGTCGGGCAAGTCCGTCGGCCTGAACGCGATGATCCTGTCGCTGCTCTACCGCATGACGCCTGACCAGCTGCGCCTCATCATGATCGATCCCAAGATGCTGGAACTGTCGACCTATGACGACATTCCCCATCTCCTCTCCCCGGTCGTCACCGAACCGCAAAAGGCGATCCGCGCGCTCAAATGGGCCGTCGAACAGATGGAGGACCGTTATCGTATGATGGCGTCCATATCCGTCCGTAACCTTGCCAATTACAACGAAAAAGTGCGCGCCGCAAAGGTCAAGGGCAAGCCGCTGGGTCGTCGTGTCCAGACCGGCTACGACCCTGAAAACGGCAAGCCCATCTATGAGGAGGAGCAGCTCGATTTCCAGCCGCTGCCCCAGATCGTCATCGTGGTGGACGAACTGGCCGACCTGATGATGACGGCGGGCAAGGAAGTGGAATTCCTGATCCAGCGGTTGGCGCAAAAGGCGCGCGCGGCGGGCATCCACCTCATCCTCGCGACCCAGCGCCCTTCCGTCGACGTCATCACCGGCGTCATCAAGGCGAACCTGCCGACCCGCATCAGCTTCTTCGTCACGTCAAAGATCGACAGCCGCACCATCCTTGGCGAACAGGGCGCGGAACAATTGCTGGGCAAGGGCGACATGCTCTACATGCACGGCGGCAAGGGGCTGATGCGCGTCCACGGACCCTTCGTGTCCGACGATGAAGTCCGCGTCGTTGCCGATCACTGGCGCGCGCAGGGCCAGCCCGACTATATCCAGGCCGTCACCGAAGAACCCGAAGAAGGCAGCTTCGCCCTCGACGGCGTGGACCTTGGCGATGACAGCCCCGACGCCCAACTGTTCCGCAAGGCGTGCCAGCTGGTGTTCGAAAACCAGAAGGCATCGACCAGCTGGCTGCAACGCCAACTGCGCGTCGGCTATAACAGCGCTGCCCGCCTAATCGAAAAGATGGAGGAAGAAGGACTGGTCGGCGCCCCCAACCATGTCGGCCGCCGCGAAGTGCTGCGCGACGAAAACGGCAATCCGCTCTGACCTGACTCTTTTGGCGCATCGTTGCGCAACCGATTGCAGTTTGTGCAACCGTCTTTGCGTCCTTCGCATTTGCAGCATCGGCGCGACGCCAGCATAAGGATCGGGCCTTTCAGGCATCCTCTCCTAAACTTTCAAGGGCCGGTCGTAAGATCGGCCTTTTTTTTGTCACCGAATGGGTCTAGGGAATCGCTGCTGCTGCCGCGCCGATAACATAATTGGAGCGGTGCCGCCGGCAAGACCGGCATGGCGAGGCGGGAGCATGGGGGATTGAGCTGTCCCGCGCCCGGACGCTCTCCCCCATATCCTTTCATTTTCAAAACGCGCAGGTTCACAGCGGGTTCAAGCCACGCTGCCTAATCACGACCGACTGAACAACCGGAGTTGAACGCCATGAAGCGCATGATTGCGCCCCCGATGCTGGTTCTTGCCCTGGCAATTGCCCTCGTCCCCGTCGCCCTGCCGACCACTGCCGCCATTGCGCAGCAGGACCAGTCCGACCTCAGCCGGGTCAACGCCTATGTCCGCGCGGTCACCACGCTGACCGCCGATTTCACCCAGACCGACCGCAATGGCCAATCGCTCACGGGCCAGCTGACATTGAAGCAGCCGGGCAAAATCCGCTTTCAATATCAAAAGGGCGTGCCGCTGCTGATCGTGGGCGATGGCAAGGCGCTGACCATGATCGATTATGAAGTGCGCCAGGTGCAGCGCTGGCCGATCGGCAGCTCGCCGCTGGGCGCGTTGCTCGACCCGTCGAAGGATTTGTCGAAATTCGGTAAGGTGGTGCCGACCGGCGATCCTTCGATCCTGAGCATTCAGGCGCGCGATGTGAAACGGCCCGAATTCGGCACCATCACCATGATCTTCAAACGCGATGCCGCCAGTCCTGCGGGCTTGCAGCTATATGGCTGGGTCGCGCTCGATTCGCAGAATAACCGTACCGCCGTGCGCCTCACCAACCAGCGTTACGGGGTGCCAGTTGCCGATTCGGCCTTCCGCTGGACCGACCCCCGGCCAAAAGGGCGCTCTGCGGGCGGTTGATCCGAACGGGATATGCGACGGAATGAAAAATGTCCGTTTCCGTTCATCTGCCGCTCATATGGCGGACGCTAATTCAGACTCAAGGCGAGAGACAAACCGGGATTTCCCCCCTGTTATCCGGTCCACTCTCCCGCCGCGAAGCGCTTCAAGGGCGCGATCGAGACCCCCGTTCCACGCCCCCGGAGCGGGGGTCTTACTTTGTGCGCGGCATATTGCGCAGGGCGACGGACCCTCCTAGTGCCGTGCAATGGTTCAGACTCTTTCCATCGCATCCTGGAACATCAACAGCGTGCGCGCGCGCATCGACATCGTCGAACAATTCCTGCGCCAGGAAGCGCCCGACATATTGTGCCTGCAAGAAACCAAGGTGATGAACGACATCTTCCCCGCCGACATGTTCCGGCGGCTGGGCTATGTCCATCAGGTGCTGAATGGTCAGCGGATGCACCATGGCGTGGCGATCATGAGCAAGGTGCCGATTTACGAGGATGACCGTTTCGACTGGCAGGCCAATGGCGAAGCACGCCATGTCGGCATCCGGCTCGACAATGGCGTGCGGATCGAAAATGTCTATGTGCCGGCTGGTGGCGATGTTCCCGACCGGGACGTGAACCCCAAATTCGGCCAGAAACTCGATTTCCTCGAACGCATGATCGCATGGTCCGCTGCGCTGGACAAAAAACCCACGATCCTGACCGGCGATTTCAACATCGCGCCGCTGGAATGTGACGTGTGGAGCCACAAGCAGTTGC encodes:
- a CDS encoding CopD family protein, producing MAYLGAAYLWVKAAHVIFVIFLMAGLFMMPRFFVYHQEAAVGSDEDRKWIDREQRLLKIILNPSIVLTWLFGLMLMVEIGAWSFGWFHLKLLFVLALSGYHGWIASYAKKLSRGQRTMTDRQLRLFNEVPGIAAAVIVIAVIVKPF
- the panC gene encoding pantoate--beta-alanine ligase, translated to MQTLSDLPALRAAVQALKSDGKPLVLVPTMGALHDGHMALVEEARRHGRHVVVSIFVNPKQFGPNEDLDAYPRREAKDAQMLGAAGVDILWMPTVAVMYPAGFATNVSVTGVSDGLDGAARPGHFNGVATVVLKLFNQVQPDVAIFGEKDYQQLAVIRRMNSDMDNDIEIVGMPTQRAEDGLALSSRNAYLSEAERKAALALPRALGEAKRQMEKGASIASATEKARILLENHGFGPIDYVTLCDAETLEEMTVLDRPARLLGAAKLGKTRLIDNIAVAPVR
- a CDS encoding division plane positioning ATPase MipZ — translated: MANTQPHLIVFANEKGGTGKSTTAVHTAIALTALGHRVGMIDLDPRQRTVTRYLENRAETARRRDIELVAPDFAVLKGDSIDALESEVAAVSEGKDFLVVDTPGRDDAFARHMAARANTLVTPMNDSFVDFDLIGQVDAETFKVRRLSFYSELIFEARKTRAKADGVSIDWVVLRNRVQHHDARNKKRVGDALMELSRRVGFRVIPGLSERVIFRELFPSGLTLLDKGHLGDLGVSHIAARQELREMVAGLALPERAGAGSMDLIGAA
- a CDS encoding molecular chaperone DnaJ; amino-acid sequence: MGWLALLLAGLAGWLIWTGRLQRMTAKDGMALGIALVGAVLAAKGKPVIGAPLLVGTALFFLRQGNAKAKARASRRTAKPAAPRADDVARARATLGVAPDADAGAIRAAHRRLIASVHPDKGGTEALAAQINAARDLLIADQADRQA
- the pgmG gene encoding phosphoglucomutase/phosphomannomutase PgmG; its protein translation is MTHSFHPSLLRDYDVRGTVGRTLGEGDAFALGRSFGTVILRDGGSKVAVGYDGRLSSPMLETPLVAGLVATGITVSRIGLGPTPMLYHAEATGEVDGAIQVTGSHNPRDDNGFKLVKGHAPFFGADLARLGVMAAAGDWESGQGRVRQAPAMDAYVARLLAGFDGPACHIGWDAGNGAAGPVVDQLVQRLPGEHHLLFTDIDGNFPNHHPDPSQDANLADLRALVLAKSLDFGVAFDGDGDRIGVIDGLGRTIAGDELIGLFAQDVLLNRPGATIVADVKTSQAVFDRIIELGGKADMAKTGHSHIKSRMKQIDAALGGEMTGHLFFADDYYGFDDGLYAAIRLIRAVGTLGRSVIAMRDAMPQRTNTPEFRFPVAEDRKFAVIGEIQARLRAQNADVNAIDGVRVRTADGWWLLRASNTEAALVARAEADDPPGLTRLLAQIDSQLRESGIKRS
- a CDS encoding OmpP1/FadL family transporter, coding for MLPDRRLLTFLLATAALAAPVPALAGGFYLQEQSPKETGRALSGGAAAGDDPSTIYFNPAAMTQLSGIQTSIGGIALLAEARQTNRGSSRTIPGVATRVPVTGNDGGNAFEKVIPIPSFYASAQVNDRLWLGLGVNAPFGLKLEYDDGFFGRYDSLYTDLKTYNIQPSAAYKLSDSLSVGGGVDVQYVKVTLTNALPQLSPLLADGHASVEGDDWSVGWNAGLFYTLGDTNFGVHYRSRMKHGLQGEQVISGLLGPLAGANGTFAATAPLTLPDIVTVSMTHKLTPQLRAMLTARWYNWSVFKSITINTATSSSVKELDYRDSFSVSAGGEYDVNDRLTLRAGTMFDRTPTNPQHLTTRVPDGDRVWLTGGATWNLSDAFALNMSYAHTFVAKANIIRPDSYFPAPATVTATTLSQTSGNADQIAASLTMRF
- the ispG gene encoding flavodoxin-dependent (E)-4-hydroxy-3-methylbut-2-enyl-diphosphate synthase → MSDHNPGLRPWRDIARRQSRQIMVGNVPVGGGAPVTVQTMTNTLTHDIKGTIDQIRRCEDAGVDIIRVSCPDEESTAALKQIVRAARVPIVADIHFHYKRALEAADAGAACLRINPGNIGSAARVKEVVDAAKANNCAIRIGVNGGSLEKDLLEKYGEPCPEALVESALDHIKLLQDQDFHAYKVAVKASDVFLAVAAYMQLAEAVDCPLHLGITEAGGLIGGTVKSAIGIGNLLWAGIGDTIRVSLSAEPEEEVRVGYEILKSLGIRTRGVKVISCPSCARQGFDVIRTVQALEERLQHIHTPLSLSVLGCVVNGPGEARETDIGLTGGGNGKHMVYLSGITDHTVQDEGVVDHIVRLVEAKAAEIEAASAEADMTDAGKAEAAE
- a CDS encoding DMT family transporter, whose translation is MDAAMKGLSLAIGLYNALFWRAVTGTVLGLCLMLVTRQRWPGRAVLRIHLLRGTVVAIMALLFFWALMRMPLAEAIALSFIAPLIALYLAALLLHERVGRQAIGASLLGLVGVGIILSGRLQGHYDADALLGALAVLGSAVLFAWNLIIQRQQAQVASPIEVAFFQHLVMLGVFATGAPFLLAAPPLHALPLVVLAATLAFTSLAALSWAYARAEAQRLIPVEYSAFVWAAIVGWLAFGERVTLTTVAGALLIVVACLIAARTKRPELAHVEAGTA